Proteins co-encoded in one Quercus robur chromosome 8, dhQueRobu3.1, whole genome shotgun sequence genomic window:
- the LOC126696250 gene encoding ubiquinone biosynthesis O-methyltransferase, mitochondrial-like yields the protein MASKIIRHSHLRALCSSINNHICSPHFSNTNQAPLSYRLFSNASSSSSSSSSSRKDKPTGGFQRTSSLKDLELAKFTSIAETWWDSEGPFKPLHVMNPTRLAFIRSTLCRHFSKDPNSARPFEGLKIVDVGCGGGILSEPLARMGATVTGVDAVEKNIKIARIHADLDPVTSTIEYCCTTAEKLVEEDRKFDAVITLEVIEHVANPAEFCKSLAALTVPDGATIISTINRSMRSYATAIVAAEYLLHWLPKGTHEWSSFLTPEELVLIHQRANITVREMAGFVYNTLTGRWSLSDDISVNFIAFGTKKLPIDKNIPL from the exons ATGGCTTCTAAGATCATCAGGCATAGCCATCTCCGAGCCCTATGCTCCTCCATCAACAACCACATTTGCTCTCCTCACTTCTCTAACACTAACCAAGCTCCCCTCAGCTATAGGCTCTTCTCCaatgcctcttcttcttcttcttcttcttcttcctcacgGAAAGACAAGCCTACTGGAGGATTCCAACGAACTTCCTCTTTGAAAGACCTCGAGCTCGCTAAATTCACCTCCATTGCTGAAACCTG GTGGGATTCTGAAGGGCCATTTAAGCCATTGCATGTGATGAATCCTACAAGACTTGCTTTCATTCGCTCCACTCTTTGTCGACATTTCAG TAAGGATCCTAACAGTGCTAGGCCTTTTGAAGGGCTTAAAATAGTTGAtgttggttgtggtggtggaaTTCTCTCAGAG CCATTAGCTCGAATGGGAGCTACTGTAACAGGAGTTGATGCTGTGGAGAAAAATATCAAGATTGCGCGCATTCATGCT GATTTGGATCCAGTGACTTCAACTATTGAGTACTGTTGCACAACAGCTG AAAAGCTGGTAGAGGAAGACAGGAAGTTTGATGCTGTGATTACTCTAGAA GTAATTGAGCACGTAGCAAATCCTGCTGAATTCTGCAAGTCTCTGGCAGCATTAACTGTTCCTGATGGAGCTACTATAATTTCAACAATTAACCGTTCTATGAGATCATATGCAACTGCCATTGTTGCAGCAGAGTACCTCCTCCATTGG CTTCCTAAAGGTACACATGAATGGTCAAGTTTTCTCACTCCTGAAGAACTAGTCCTGATCCATCAACGTGCCAATATCACT GTCAGGGAAATGGCTGGATTTGTTTACAACACCTTGACTGGAAGATGGTCTCTATCTGATGATATTAGTGTAAATTTCATTGCTTTTGGTACAAAAAAACTGCCAATAGATAAGAATATACCATTATAA